The Eleutherodactylus coqui strain aEleCoq1 chromosome 13, aEleCoq1.hap1, whole genome shotgun sequence genome includes a window with the following:
- the LOC136588499 gene encoding uncharacterized protein, which translates to MERKRLRVDGIPTDIPAGRAKDKLTIHFLRSRNGGGEVESIDVIQGPPAYAIVTFEDDKVVESVLRIKDHTLQINDKIYNLVVSEDSGKMELEEVFQKLSLTINCKKIPESCRSLLENFTHKDVKYDFDEKSLMCTISGPYTEIQAVAQEILKKLEIKCTNLKQIPSDARKKTKSDRFTYQSDSQGVPQVLDQRSTPLYASPAEARYSLKTESLEQVEEPFVWDSDIFKYIQKFHTLEYQEILDKYHVHAVDESSDGITTVYLQTVTGGKNHLADLSYARSRLLGLYQGLELLLRKEQINKRDLYGDQDFHKMMLRDLQKLYPMLLCHDDDRYLYLIGNGVDVAQGKQYISELQMKFDRSSSYPDTRFKASGAGTISEGAPHSLSPTYKHESKVGSRIAASFTAPATHTSYSTKNQIDERYLASSDSPNRQLLDRSRDPPNDKTSPGSAISSDLQKNEDFGLSQTDEKSESKTMPSLKRRDVFPALKTGREEIRHNRTTSKATGPLKPVRFTKASSELPYSSLVDMNSPSMEFKVPEGKLRRSNSLSRVYSKENASSEQQSDTLIFKDEVVVTDWLWQYTKQAHKSDIDSWCSEGVLMEEEKQKGKVTLKLKATNKSVLTLTKERIQLLCWKEDVSITSSCFYYSTLGVQGPDDIALAEWYDVFHKCSKKLYIKLEEDKLVLIYPKEIQSRIIEEYSQNIERKMKSSKEDLMQDDHQSSSHLKDKFEFSGHDMAESYLTESKHKHNVEDQFISKRYLGSFHLGGEDLNEAPNFRGGKDLADQSYSLKDPFQGLAHEHKAFFDNPVPALLDENSIHPKELQDFLEDAKNNSTSEKTQTDFYTSRKHLDNLMTEVKPYNQSPYTSELLTQGITFSPLNVLHQTDSEAHYGDQGISTDGHKSSYQSSSSQLRVPAIGQESEVIDSICDQCKNNGKTVQASSGQNMCVKCYTTFLTSAINDTTKDKGTIKVSMTHTSMSLSLPGYERATTLKIIYEVPDGVQGAGDPQPGCPYKGGRFEAYLPDTPEGRRFLVLLQKALDEGLIFHIQTFETGEKVTWYKIPHKTSPDGGKQKNGYPDLKYMKSTIAVLKENGIE; encoded by the exons GTATTTCAAAAGCTGTCGTTGACTATAAACTGCAAAAAAATCCCAGAAAGCTGTAGAAGTCTTCTTGAGAACTTCACGCATAAAGATGTGAAGTATGACTTTGATGAAAAATCCCTGATGTGCACAATAAGTGGGCCATATACAGAGATTCAAGCCGTGGCACAGGAAATCTTAAAGAAATTAGAAATTAAGTGTACAAATTTGAAGCAAATCCCATCAGATGCTCGAAAGAAAACCAAGAGCGACCGCTTTACATATCAGTCAGACTCTCAAGGTGTCCCACAAGTCCTGGATCAGAGATCGACCCCTCTTTATGCAAGTCCAGCTGAGGCAAGATATAGTCTGAAGACTGAATCCTTAGAGCAAGTAGAGGAACCTTTTGTGTGGGATTCTGATATCTTCAAATACATTCAAAAATTTCACACTTTGGAGTATCAGGAGATACTAGACAAATATCACGTTCACGCGGTGGATGAAAGCTCAGACGGAATCACCACAGTCTATCTTCAAACTGTAACTGGCGGGAAGAACCATCTGGCAGACTTGAGTTATGCACGATCCAGGCTCCTGGGTCTTTATCAAGGTTTAGAACTACTTCTTCGGAAGGAGCAGATCAACAAGAGAGATTTGTATGGAGATCAGGACTTTCATAAAATGATGCTGAGAGACCTCCAAAAACTATATCCAATGCTACTTTGCCATGACGATGATAGATACCTGTACCTTATTGGAAACGGGGTTGATGTGGCTCAAGGCAAACAATACATCAGTGAGTTACAAATGAAGTTTGATCGGTCATCGAGTTATCCGGACACCCGATTTAAGGCAAGCGGGGCAGGTACCATCTCAGAAGGAGCACCACATTCCTTGTCCCCAACTTACAAGCATGAAAGCAAAGTTGGAAGTAGGATAGCCGCCTCATTTACCGCTCCCGCAACACACACCTCGTATTCAACAAAGAACCAAATAGATGAGAGATACTTGGCATCCTCAGATAGTCCTAACAGACAGCTTCTAGATCGTTCGAGAGATCCACCCAATGACAAGACCTCTCCTGGATCTGCAATTTCAAGTGACCTTCAAAAGAATGAAGATTTTGGTCTTTCGCAAACAGATGAAAAATCCGAAAGCAAGACCATgccatcgctcaaaagacgggaTGTTTTCCCAGCCCTAAAAACTGGCAGAGAAGAAATTAGGCACAACAGAACCACCTCCAAAGCTACAGGCCCACTCAAACCTGTCCGGTTTACCAAAGCCTCAAGTGAGCTACCCTATTCTAGCCTGGTAGACATGAACTCCCCATCAATGGAGTTTAAAGTACCAGAAGGTAAACTTAGAAGATCCAATAGTCTGTCCCGGGTTTATTCTAAAGAGAATGCCTCCTCTGAGCAACAGAGTGATACACTGATATTCAAAGATGAAGTCGTTGTGACTGATTGGCTGTGGCAATATACTAAACAAGCCCATAAATCTGACATTGATAGTTGGTGCTCTGAAGGTGTGTTGATGGAGGAGGAGAAGCAAAAAGGCAAAGTTACCTTAAAGCTGAAGGCAACTAACAAATCTGTTTTGACTCTAACAAAGGAAAGGATTCAGCTATTGTGTTGGAAGGAGGATGTAAGTATCACCAGTTCTTGCTTTTACTATTCCACACTTGGAGTTCAAGGTCCCGATGACATTGCGTTAGCTGAGTGGTACGATGTGTTCCACAAATGCTCCAAAAAACTGTATATTAAGCTGGAGGAAGATAAACTAGTCCTTATATATCCCAAAGAAATCCAGTCCCGTATTATAGAGGAGTACAGTCAGAACATAGAACGAAAAATGAAGTCCTCTAAGGAAGATCTGATGCAAGATGACCATCAATCTTCTTCACACCTAAAGGACAAATTCGAGTTCTCTGGTCATGACATGGCCGAAAGTTATTTAACAGAGTCGAAGCATAAGCACAACGTAGAAGACCAATTTATCAGCAAGCGATACCTTGGTTCTTTTCATTTAGGAGGGGAAGATCTGAATGAAGCACCCAACTTTCGAGGTGGAAAAGATCTGGCAGATCAGAGTTATTCCCTAAAGGACCCATTCCAAGGACTCGCCCATGAACACAAAGCATTTTTTGACAATCCAGTGCCAGCATTGCTAGATGAAAACTCTATACATCCCAAAGAGCTTCAAGATTTCCTTGAAGACGCAAAAAATAACTCAACATCAGAGAAGACTCAGACGGATTTCTACACATCAAGGAAACATTTAGACAACCTCATGACAGAAGTGAAACCTTACAATCAGAGTCCTTACACCAGTGAGTTGTTAACACAAGGAATTACcttctctccactaaatgtcctaCATCAGACCGATTCAGAAGCACATTATGGTGACCAGGGCATCTCCACCGATGGTCACAAATCATCGTATCAGAGCAGCTCATCTCAACTGCGAGTTCCTGCCATTGGCCAAGAATCTGAGGTGATCGATTCCATTTGCGACCAATGTAAGAACAACGGCAAAACCGTTCAGGCATCGTCTGGTCAGAATATGTGCGTTAAGTGCTACACAACATTTCTTACGTCTGCAATTAACGACACGACGAAAGACAAAGGTACCATAAAAGTCTCCATGACTCATACAAGCATGAGCCTTAGTTTACCTGGGTACGAACGAGCTACTACTTTGAAGATAATCTATGAAGTTCCGGATGGAGTGCAAGGC GCTGGAGATCCGCAGCCAGGATGCCCGTACAAAGGTGGCAGGTTTGAAGCATATCTGCCAGATACTCCAGAGGGAAGGAGGTTTCTTGTGCTGCTGCAGAAAGCCCTGGATGAAGGCCTCATTTTTCACATCCAGACATTTGAAACGGGAGAAAAGGTCACATGGTACAAAATTCCTCATAAAACCTCCCCAGATGGAGGGAAGCAAAA GAATGGATACCCAGATTTGAAGTACATGAAATCCACTATTGCTGTCCTTAAGGAAAATGGCATTGAGTAA